A stretch of the Gemmatimonadota bacterium genome encodes the following:
- a CDS encoding sulfite exporter TauE/SafE family protein, which translates to MTPLAGLVVGAFLSGLVGSAHCVGMCGPFAVACGTSRRESIGWHLGRGLTYAGLGGLAGAFGAALPGPRWLPTVVSLVLVVWFAGVLAGVLPEPRFRPPGLTQLARPGTRGPRFGPRVLFGMATGLLPCGLVYAALGLALATLGPLSGALVMTAFWAGTVPALAALVLLSQRLGLRTLRGRRVLALVVLVTGLLSVAMRGGMLGERGPHGGHGGRHGADAPAAHVSGGG; encoded by the coding sequence ATGACCCCGCTCGCCGGGCTGGTGGTGGGTGCGTTCCTGTCCGGCCTGGTCGGGAGCGCCCACTGCGTCGGGATGTGTGGACCGTTCGCCGTCGCATGCGGCACGTCGCGTCGGGAATCCATCGGCTGGCACCTGGGCCGCGGCCTCACCTACGCCGGCCTGGGCGGCCTCGCGGGCGCCTTCGGCGCCGCGCTCCCGGGACCGCGGTGGCTCCCCACCGTGGTGTCCCTGGTCCTGGTGGTCTGGTTCGCTGGCGTGCTCGCGGGCGTGTTGCCCGAGCCGCGCTTCCGCCCCCCCGGGCTGACGCAGCTGGCGCGGCCGGGAACGCGCGGTCCGCGCTTCGGGCCGCGCGTCCTGTTCGGCATGGCCACGGGCCTGCTCCCCTGCGGGCTGGTCTACGCCGCGCTCGGACTGGCGCTCGCCACGCTGGGCCCGCTGTCCGGCGCACTCGTCATGACCGCCTTCTGGGCCGGGACCGTCCCCGCGCTGGCCGCCCTGGTGCTGCTCTCGCAGCGGCTGGGCCTGCGCACCCTGCGTGGCCGGCGCGTCCTCGCGCTGGTGGTTCTGGTCACAGGGCTGCTCTCGGTGGCGATGCGTGGCGGCATGCTGGGCGAGCGCGGCCCGCACGGCGGCCACGGAGGCAGGCACGGAGCGGACGCACCGGCGGCGCACGTGTCGGGCGGGGGCTGA